GAGCTCGTCGCGGAACAAACGCTCAATCATGGTTTCCCTGTCGCCCGCCGCGCGCGAGCTCGAGCGCGATCCGCGCGGCTTCCGCATTGCTGCGGCCCAGGACGACGCCCGCCGCGTGCAACGTGCGTTCCTGCCGCGAGGCGTCTTGCGGATCGTCCGGCGTCCCACACACGGAAGCGACGAAAGAGATGCTGCGCCCGGCCCGCTCCGCCGTGTGTCGTGCTTCCCGGATGACCGGCGCCAACGCCCCGGCGGGGTCGTCGTGAGCACCGTAACCCAGGACGACGTCGAGGACGATCACGGCCACCTCCGGGTCGTCCGCTTCGCCAAGGATGCGTTCGGCGCGCATCCGCGGATCGATCATCGGATGCGGGCGTCCCCGCGTGAGCCGGGCGTCGCCAAGGTCCACCACGGCGTGTCCCTGGCTCTTCCAGATATCATCCAGGGCGGGGGGCATGGAAGTATTGCTGTAGACCGGGTCCACCGCCTCACGCAGCACCATCACAGCCTCCGCGGCCAGCGTGCCGCCGCTGTAGAGCCCGCGGATGTACCGTTGGCCGGGTCCTCTGGCGGTACCAGTGCGCGGGTTCCTCTCTTTCATTCCGGTACCGTGACTCGGCGCCGCGTTCGGTGAGTAGGGCACCCCTTGGGACAGCGCCACCGCGCGGCCGGCGGCCTCTTCGAGGGTCCGCGCCGCGACGACGCCCGCCGCCCCGGTCTCCGGGTCCGCACCAAGAAAATTCACCACTACGGGCTTGCCGGCACGTCCGGCCCGCTCGACGACCAGCGCCGTCACCTCCGGGTCCGGGGGCTTGGAGACCACCACGATGACGCGCGTCTCCGGGTCTCGGGCCAGCGCTTCCAGCGCCTGCAGGGTGGAGAGGCCGCCCACGGCGCCGGAGAGGTCGCGCCCGCCGGTGCCGATTACCTGGGAGACGCCGCCGCCGTGCCGATGGATGAGGGTAGTCACTTCCTGGAGGCCGGTGCCGGAGGCGCCGACGCAGCCGATGTCGCCGCGTCGCACCACGTTGGCGAAACCCAGTGGCACGCCGTTGATGATGGCCGTGCCGCAGTCGGGACCCATCACCAGCAGCCCGTTGGCGCCGGCATACTCCTTGAGCGTCACCTCGTCCGCTTGGGCCACGCCGGCGCTGAACAGCATCACGTGGAGCCCCAGCCGCAAGGCCTTGAAGGCCTCGGCGGCCGCGTACTCGCCGGGCACGGAGATGAGCGCCAGGTTGGCCGACGCCTCCCGCAGACTCATGGCCAGGCTGCGCGGCAGAATGGCCTCCGTGCGTCCCACCCCGCGAGACGCCGGCGGCTCCCGGTTCAACTCTTCCGCAAGCCCGGCGAAGGCCGCCTCCAGGACACGGGTGTCCTCACCCCGGATCACCACCAGGATATCGTTGGCTCCCCCATCCGCCTCGCCGGCGAGGAGCCCCGCGTCGCGCAGCAGCTCCTGGTTCCCGTCCGTCGCCATCACCACGGCCGTGGCGTCAACGCCCGCGGTCTCCGACACTCGCGCCGATAGCTGCATGAGCGACAGGGAGTCGCGGTAGCAATTGCGGATAACTCGCGTCAGAGTGGTCATGGTTCGGATCGTCTAGAGCCAGCGCGTCCGGACACGGTATGGAACGCCGATCTCTTCCGTGGGGGTCGCCGGGGACTCTACTACGAAACCGGCGGAGGGTCCATTTCAGTTGGTTTTTCCTCGGATATCGCCGAAACTCCTCCTTCAAACCAAGCCATCCGGAGCAACCATGAGCGAACCATTCGATCTCTTGATACGGAGGGCGCGGCTGCGGCGCCGGCCGGGAGCACTGTATGACATCGCCGTGCGCGCGGGACGCATCGAGGTCATCGAGGAGTCGCCGGACCTGGAGGCCGCGGTGGTTCTGGACGCGGCCGGAGGCCTCGTCACCGAACCCTTCGTCAACCCCCACCTGCATCTCGACAAGGTGTACACCTTGAAGCGGCTGGACGAGGAGTCGTCGCTGCGCGCCTATCACGGCGAGGGGATGGGCAGCGCCATGAAAGCCATCGAGGCGGCGTCGCGGGTCAAGGAGTCCTACAGCCAGGACTGGATCGTCGAGAACGCCAGGCGGGCACTCCGCGCCGCCGCGCTCCACGGCAACACACACATCCGGGCGTTCGCCGACGTGGATACCAAGGCGCGCCTCGAAGGCGTCAAGGCGCTGCTCCAGGTCAAGGAGGAGTTCCGCGGCGTGGTGGAACTGCAGGTGGTGGCGTTTCCCCAGGACGGCGTCGTGCGCGAGCCCGGCGCCGCCGACCTGGTGCGGGAGGCGGTGGCCTTGGGCGCGGACGTGGTGGGCGGCATCCCGTGGATCGAGTACACGGACGCCGCGGCGGGCGAGCACGTGCGCCGGATGTTCGAGATCGCCGTCGCCAACGACAAGCCCGTTTCCATGCTCGTGGACGACGCCGGCGACCCCGGCCTGCGCACCCTGGAGATGATGGCCGTCCATGCCATCGAGAGCGGCTGGCAGGGACGTGTGCTCGCGCATCACGCCCGCGCCATGGCGCTCTACCCCGAGCCCTACTTCCAGAAGCTCGCGGCGCTCCTGCGGCAGGCCGGCATGCCCGTGGTCACCGACCCCCACACCGGCCCGCTCCACGCCCGCGTGCGCAAGCTCCTGGCTGCCGGCGTCCGCGTTTGCCTGGGCCAGGACGACGTCTCCGACGCCTACTACCCCTTCGGCCGCAACAACATGCTGGAAGTCGCGTTCCTCGCCTCGCATCTGCTGTGGATGACCACCGAGGACGACATGGAACAGCTCTACGACATGATCACCGTCGACGCCGCCCGCGCCATGGGGCTCGACAACGTGCGTCTGGAGGTCGGCGCTCCGGCCGACATGGTGGTGCTGGCGGCGCCGTCCGTGCTGGAAGCCCTGCGCGAACACCGGGCGCCGGTGCACGTGATACGGAACGGGAGGGCTGTGGAGACGTCGTGATCTCGCCGGATTGCTTCAGGCGACGAGCTTCTTCAGCAAGACCGCCGGCAACCGCTTCAACTCCTCACCACGCGGGTCGACCTCGAAACCACCGGACTCCAGCGCGGTGACGCCGAGCAGCGGCTGTGCGTCTTCTTCGCAGTAAACGACCGTCCCGCCCACGATCTCTCCCTCGAATTCGATCTCGGCGACCGTGATGTCCAAGACGGTGGATTTCCCGTCCGCAAGTACGTAGTCGCGTCGTCCCCTCGGTTGAAGTCCGATCTCTGCGAGGTGCCGCCTCGGCACCAGCGAGTCGAATGCTCCGGTGTCGACGAGGAATTTCCCAGTCCAGCTTCTTTGTCGGTCCGCGGGATTCCGGATGATGACGTCAACGTAGGTTGTACCCATTGATGATTCTCCTGTGAAACTTCCACGGGCAAGAGCTGTCCGGCCCGTTTGTCCGGACTGCACGTCTCCGGGGGAGTTATTCATAGCCTAAGCCTGATGCAGTCCGAAGTCCACTTTCGTAACGGGCGTCTGTACCGATATTGTGAATCAAATGTTCTACTATAATCATCCGGACCGTGATCTGCAATTGTTCCCTTGAAGCCCGTCGCCATGACCGGGACGGGAACTGGAACCTGTCGGGTATGCTTGACACCTGTCCTTTCCCAGTCCTATTTTGGGCGCCATACCAGTCTGGGCGCCATGCCAGTCATCGATACCGGCGGCGCTGTACGGTCTGTCATAGGGAGGTTCAAGCCGTGCCGATCCTGCAACGCGATGACATAGAGCTCTACTACGAGGTTACGGGCGAGGGCCGCCCCTTCGTCTTCATCAGTGAAACCGCCTGCGACGGCGAGGTGTGGAAGATGTACCCGGTGCCGGAGTTCTCCAGGGACCACCAGTGCATCACCTTCGACTACCGGGGCACGGGCCGCTCCGGCAAGCCGTCGATCAAGTACAGCACCGACATGTTCGCCGACGACATCGCCGCCATCATGGACCATGTGGGCGCGGAGGACGCCATTGTCTGCGGGCACTCCATGGGCGGCCGCGTGGCGCAGCTCCTGGCCCTGGACCACCCGGGGAAGGTGAGCAAGCTCATCCTGGCGTCCACCGGCGCGTCGTTCCCCGACACCAAGGGGATTCCCCTCAAGCTGGCCACGCAGATGGTGGAGATGGGTTACGAGCGCTACGTGAGCGACGGTTCCGTGGCCGTGGGCTTCACCGAGGCCTTCGCCCAGCAGTACCCGGAACGCGTCCAGGCCTACCTGGACGTGCGCATGGCCAACCCGTGCCCGCCCGAGTTTTACCTGCGCCACGTCATCGCGCGCCAGGAGCACGACACCAGCCACCGGCTGAAGGACATCACCGTTCCCACCCTGATCCTGGTAGGGGAGGACGACCGCAGCGTCACCAGCGACATGGACCACCGCACGTCGGCGGATATCCTGGCCAACGGCATCCCAGGCGCCCGCCTGGTGATCTTTCCCGGCGAGCGCCACAGCTACTTTTTCGCCAACCCGGACGCGTCGTTCAAGGCCATCCGGGACTTTCTGCAGCAGTGACGGAGGCCGCCGCGATCCGGCGCCCCGGCGGCGGCACGGACAACTACGCATGCTTCCCCGCCAGGCACTGGTCAAGACGGTCGGTGCCCTCATCATCGTATACGGAATGGATATGAAAACAGCCCGATAGGACACACGATAGACATTGAAAATATTCTATAAATGGTGAGAGGGCGCTACCTGCAGCTAATGGGCAATTGTCCGAGCAAGACCGCACGGGCATTAGGCCTGAGCCGGGGCAAATGGGGTCCCGCCGGGTCAGGTCGACAATGGCAGTATGAACGCAGCCGCTTCCATTCTCGCCATCGGTGATGTTCATCTCGGCACCGCCTGCTCGGGTGTGCCCGGCGCCATCTCCGCCTGGGGAGTGGACTTGGCGGAACTCACGCCGGCGGCGGCGCTCCGGCTATCCGTTGATTTCGCCATCGAGCAGCAACTCGACGCGGTCCTGTTCGCCGGCGACGTGGTCGAAAGCACCAACGCCGGATTCGAGGCAATGGTGCCGCTCGAGGAAAGCGTCGGGCGGTTGCTGGACGCCGGAATCGAGGTCATCGCCGTTGCCGGCAACCATGACGTCGGGGTATTGCCGCGGCTGGCGGCTCTGATCGACGGGTTCACCCTGCTGGGCGCCGGCGGCGAGTGGGAAGCAAGAACGATATCGAAGGACGGGTCTCCCGTCGCCCAGGTGGTCGGCTGGTCTTTCGGCGACCGGTACGTGCGCGAGAGTCCGGTGGCGCAGCTCCTCGGACAACCGCTTCGGACGCCCTCGCCCCTTGTCCCCAGGATCGGTCTGCTGCACGCGGACCTGGACGCCTCCGGCGGACACTACGCGCCCGTTACACGGGCCGAGCTTGACGGTACCGGCTACGACGCCTGGCTCCTGGGCCACATCCACAAGCCCTCCCTTGAGGGGCTGTCCATGTCAACCGGAACCCGGCCCTGCGGTTATCTCGGTTCGCTTGTCGGGCTCGACCCGTCGGAAACGGGTCCTCACGGGCCCTGGCTCCTGACGGTGTCGAGTGACGGCGGCATGGACGTCCGGCAAGTTCCCCTCGCACCGCTCCGATGGGAGCAGGTGGCCGTGTCGGTGGAAGGGCTCGAGCAGGTCGAGGACCTACCGGACAGGCTGTTGAGCAACGCGGAGGGACTTGTCCGCCAGCTTGGGGGAAAAGCCCCTCTTCCCCGTGCGCTCGGTCTGCGCGTGCGACTCACGGGGACAAGCGGCTGTCACGCGGAAATCCGGCGGTGGATCGCCGGCGGCGAGTGGATTTCGATGGGGCGGGTGGTGGACGGCACGGCGGTGTTCTTCAACAAGATCGTTGACTCGATGGAGTTGCGGCTGGACCTGGCGGAAATCGCGCTGGGCAATGATCCGGCCGCCCTGATGGCACAGCGGCTCCTGGTGCTCAGGGACGACGACGACCGGTCCAGGACGCTGCTCGACAAGGCGCGCGCTGCGTTGAGCGAGACCGCCCGGGAGGATGTCTGGTTGCCGGTTGGGGATCATCGCAATGCCACCGACCCTCTGTCGGACGATGCCCTGCGTGATCTCCTGTTCCGTTCGGGGCAGGCGGCGTTGCACGCCATCCTCGCCGGCCGCAAGGAAAGCGAGCCATCGTGAAGCTCAGGCGACTTGCCATAGACCGGCTGCCCGGAATCAACCAACCCTTCGAAATCGAAGCAGCGGGAGCAGGCTTTCACGTCGTATTCGGTCCGAACGGGATCGGCAAGTCGAGCATCTGCCGCGCCGTCGAGGGGTTGTACTGGGAAGACCGCGGTTCCTCGCGGCTCACGTCGGTGACCGGCGAATTCGAACTGGACGGAGAAACCTGGTGGGGCGAGCGCGAAGGGGCGCGTACGCGCTGGCAGCGAGGCGACGAAAGCAATGTTTCTCCGAGCCTGCCCCCTTCCCACAACTCTCGTTGCTTCTTTCTGAACCTCCGGGACCTGATCGATCCGTCCCGGGACGGCACCGCCGACATCGCCTCCGAAATCCAGCGGCAGATGTCCGGCGGATTCGACCTGGACAGGATCGCCGCGAACCTGTTCGCCGGTGTTGCCGCCCAACGCAGCCGCGGCGAACGGAACGATTTCAACCAGGCGGCGGAGAACGTCCAGCAGGCGGTGGGAAGGCACGCCGATCTCGTGCGGCGCGCGGATGAGCTCGATGAGTTGAAGACGCAACTCCACGACGCGGAAACCGCCACCCACCGGCTCGCTCTCGTCGAGCGTGCCGTCGGACTCGCGCGCCGCCGGGAAGAACTTGCCGGCATCATGGAGAGGATCAGGGCCTTGCCCGGCGCCTTGGCGACCCTGACCGGCAAGGAGGTCGAGGTGATCGAGCGGCCGCAGGCTCTGGTGGCCGGGTGGGCCGAACCGGGTCGTTCCCTCTAATGAGTGTTTATTGACGCCCGCGCGGCGCGCGGCGAGTCCGGACTCGCCGACTCCCTGGAACAAGCCGACCTCGCGGCCTGGCGCGAATACGCGGACGAGTTGGAACGTGTCGAAGTGGCGCTTGCGGCGGCAACAAGCGAGCACGGCGTGACCCGGGGCAAGCTTGCCGCGGCGTTGCACGCAATGGGCGGGGGCGATGTCGACAAGGTTGCACTGGCGTTGCCCCAGCATGGAGAACTGTTCGAGTTCCTGCGCGCGAGCCAGGCACATGCCGCGAGGTTCGGCGCCGTCCAGGAAAGACTGCGCCTGCTGGAGCGCGTCAAGGCACCGACGGACGGCCGGCGGGATATCGAGACGCTCCGGGCCGCGGCGGACGCTCTGCGTTCCTGGCTGCGCGTGGCCGAGCCCGACAGCCCGGCCGTCAGGGTCCGCGCCCGGTGGCCCTGGCTCGTGGCGGCTCTCATCGTGCTTTCCGCAAGCGTCGGACTGGCCGTGCTGGTAGACCCATCGCTGATCCAGCTCGCGACCGCGGGCGCCGCCATCGCGTTGGGGGTGTTGGTCCTGGGCAATCGGAGAACTTCCAGAGCCGGAAGAAATGCCGCGCGGGCTGAATTCGAGGACGTGGGCCTTGAAGAGCCTGAAGATTGGGATATTCCCTCCGTGAGGTCACGACTGCGCACCCTGGAGGACGAAACCGGAGAACTCGTGGCGTCCCTGCAGCGCGCGCGGGACCGTGAGGTGGAACGACAGACCCTCGAAGGGGAAATGGAGGGTCTGTCGGAACAACGACGCATCCTCGATGCCCGCAGACAGGAACTGAAAGACAGGCTCGGCCTGGATGCGCTCCCGCCCGAT
This sequence is a window from Deltaproteobacteria bacterium. Protein-coding genes within it:
- the fdrA gene encoding acyl-CoA synthetase FdrA, producing MTTLTRVIRNCYRDSLSLMQLSARVSETAGVDATAVVMATDGNQELLRDAGLLAGEADGGANDILVVIRGEDTRVLEAAFAGLAEELNREPPASRGVGRTEAILPRSLAMSLREASANLALISVPGEYAAAEAFKALRLGLHVMLFSAGVAQADEVTLKEYAGANGLLVMGPDCGTAIINGVPLGFANVVRRGDIGCVGASGTGLQEVTTLIHRHGGGVSQVIGTGGRDLSGAVGGLSTLQALEALARDPETRVIVVVSKPPDPEVTALVVERAGRAGKPVVVNFLGADPETGAAGVVAARTLEEAAGRAVALSQGVPYSPNAAPSHGTGMKERNPRTGTARGPGQRYIRGLYSGGTLAAEAVMVLREAVDPVYSNTSMPPALDDIWKSQGHAVVDLGDARLTRGRPHPMIDPRMRAERILGEADDPEVAVIVLDVVLGYGAHDDPAGALAPVIREARHTAERAGRSISFVASVCGTPDDPQDASRQERTLHAAGVVLGRSNAEAARIALELARGGRQGNHD
- a CDS encoding amidohydrolase family protein, producing the protein MSEPFDLLIRRARLRRRPGALYDIAVRAGRIEVIEESPDLEAAVVLDAAGGLVTEPFVNPHLHLDKVYTLKRLDEESSLRAYHGEGMGSAMKAIEAASRVKESYSQDWIVENARRALRAAALHGNTHIRAFADVDTKARLEGVKALLQVKEEFRGVVELQVVAFPQDGVVREPGAADLVREAVALGADVVGGIPWIEYTDAAAGEHVRRMFEIAVANDKPVSMLVDDAGDPGLRTLEMMAVHAIESGWQGRVLAHHARAMALYPEPYFQKLAALLRQAGMPVVTDPHTGPLHARVRKLLAAGVRVCLGQDDVSDAYYPFGRNNMLEVAFLASHLLWMTTEDDMEQLYDMITVDAARAMGLDNVRLEVGAPADMVVLAAPSVLEALREHRAPVHVIRNGRAVETS
- a CDS encoding clan AA aspartic protease, which produces MGTTYVDVIIRNPADRQRSWTGKFLVDTGAFDSLVPRRHLAEIGLQPRGRRDYVLADGKSTVLDITVAEIEFEGEIVGGTVVYCEEDAQPLLGVTALESGGFEVDPRGEELKRLPAVLLKKLVA
- a CDS encoding alpha/beta fold hydrolase — translated: MPILQRDDIELYYEVTGEGRPFVFISETACDGEVWKMYPVPEFSRDHQCITFDYRGTGRSGKPSIKYSTDMFADDIAAIMDHVGAEDAIVCGHSMGGRVAQLLALDHPGKVSKLILASTGASFPDTKGIPLKLATQMVEMGYERYVSDGSVAVGFTEAFAQQYPERVQAYLDVRMANPCPPEFYLRHVIARQEHDTSHRLKDITVPTLILVGEDDRSVTSDMDHRTSADILANGIPGARLVIFPGERHSYFFANPDASFKAIRDFLQQ
- a CDS encoding DNA repair exonuclease; its protein translation is MNAAASILAIGDVHLGTACSGVPGAISAWGVDLAELTPAAALRLSVDFAIEQQLDAVLFAGDVVESTNAGFEAMVPLEESVGRLLDAGIEVIAVAGNHDVGVLPRLAALIDGFTLLGAGGEWEARTISKDGSPVAQVVGWSFGDRYVRESPVAQLLGQPLRTPSPLVPRIGLLHADLDASGGHYAPVTRAELDGTGYDAWLLGHIHKPSLEGLSMSTGTRPCGYLGSLVGLDPSETGPHGPWLLTVSSDGGMDVRQVPLAPLRWEQVAVSVEGLEQVEDLPDRLLSNAEGLVRQLGGKAPLPRALGLRVRLTGTSGCHAEIRRWIAGGEWISMGRVVDGTAVFFNKIVDSMELRLDLAEIALGNDPAALMAQRLLVLRDDDDRSRTLLDKARAALSETAREDVWLPVGDHRNATDPLSDDALRDLLFRSGQAALHAILAGRKESEPS
- a CDS encoding AAA family ATPase; the encoded protein is MKLRRLAIDRLPGINQPFEIEAAGAGFHVVFGPNGIGKSSICRAVEGLYWEDRGSSRLTSVTGEFELDGETWWGEREGARTRWQRGDESNVSPSLPPSHNSRCFFLNLRDLIDPSRDGTADIASEIQRQMSGGFDLDRIAANLFAGVAAQRSRGERNDFNQAAENVQQAVGRHADLVRRADELDELKTQLHDAETATHRLALVERAVGLARRREELAGIMERIRALPGALATLTGKEVEVIERPQALVAGWAEPGRSL